A window of the Comamonas sp. Y33R10-2 genome harbors these coding sequences:
- a CDS encoding TetR/AcrR family transcriptional regulator produces the protein MVSSSALNSSKNPADRDVAHVVGRVEGSSASGDAEVHEKAAAKFRKAQPAAQAAVSTKTDTPEIVAKPSGRSLAKGQQTKATIVEAALNLATHIGLEGLSIGAIAELTGMSKSGVFAHFGSREELQISVVHEYHDRFEQEVFYPAIAAERGIPRLRELFGNWMKRTSIEIDCGCIYISGAVEFDDRTGPVRDALAESVSTWLVAMRRTIEQSQECGDLRADADASQLLFEIHGLILALHYEARFLHSEGSIDRAHAGFNNILARYAREPAAA, from the coding sequence ATGGTTTCGTCTTCCGCTCTTAATTCTTCAAAAAATCCCGCAGATAGGGATGTGGCGCATGTGGTTGGCCGCGTAGAAGGAAGCTCTGCATCGGGTGATGCTGAAGTGCATGAGAAGGCAGCAGCCAAGTTTCGCAAGGCGCAGCCTGCTGCGCAAGCTGCGGTTAGCACCAAGACTGATACCCCAGAGATTGTCGCCAAACCTTCAGGTCGTTCTCTGGCAAAAGGCCAGCAAACCAAGGCCACTATTGTGGAAGCTGCTCTTAATTTAGCAACCCATATTGGCCTGGAAGGCCTGTCCATTGGCGCGATTGCTGAACTCACAGGCATGAGCAAGTCTGGCGTATTTGCCCACTTTGGCTCGCGTGAAGAATTGCAGATTTCCGTGGTGCATGAGTACCACGACCGTTTTGAGCAAGAAGTGTTCTACCCGGCCATCGCCGCTGAGCGCGGCATTCCGCGTCTGCGTGAGCTGTTTGGCAACTGGATGAAGCGCACATCCATCGAAATTGATTGCGGCTGCATCTATATCAGCGGTGCGGTGGAGTTTGATGACCGCACCGGCCCTGTGCGCGATGCACTGGCTGAATCTGTCAGCACTTGGCTAGTTGCTATGCGGCGCACGATTGAGCAAAGCCAAGAGTGCGGTGACTTGCGTGCAGACGCCGATGCCAGCCAGTTGCTGTTTGAAATCCACGGACTGATTTTGGCTTTGCATTATGAAGCCCGCTTCTTGCACAGCGAAGGCTCGATTGATCGCGCCCACGCTGGCTTCAACAACATTCTGGCGCGATACGCCAGAGAACCTGCAGCGGCCTGA
- a CDS encoding sensor histidine kinase, with translation MTANLRFRLLVLLLVPLMLLGAMGGWFSYSAADEASTQHDQRLLRLLPGLADSVLAPSIADGTPPLVSLTSSVEDFLRNQGDEVGYAVGDLQGKVVAGDAWIRFDVPTTGTAEFHSQEHDGVTYRVAVLKAETYGAGEMVVMLADSSDVRQQWVRQLIMHVLLPNLLLIAGAAVAIYWSVSRAFKPLHKLTQAVERRSPRDLSPIDEQTSPAEVRPLVRSLNRLFSLVNAQAEGQRRFVADAAHQLRTPLAALQAQVEAWALSGQEAQRLAKRDGRQAQIVLNVEQIEQLRDATRRTSQLARQLLALSRADARNAEVQPLQKVELKELCESMLETFIDRASAKGLDFGLEVSSAAVWGHSWLLRELVSNLVENAIKYTPQGGSVTLLCGLRSTPIGTDDVSLLNMSGVTQWAYVEVDDDGPGVPEEERSQITQRFYRAQGVVEEGTGLGLAIADEITQLHQGVLSFSEGNFGKGLLVRLEIPVQSVLEGSHDLSEGLRR, from the coding sequence ATGACCGCTAATCTGCGCTTTCGTTTGCTGGTTCTGCTTTTGGTGCCTCTGATGCTATTGGGCGCTATGGGGGGCTGGTTTAGTTACAGCGCAGCCGATGAAGCATCCACCCAGCATGACCAGCGCTTGCTGAGATTGCTGCCGGGTTTAGCGGATTCGGTATTGGCTCCATCCATTGCCGATGGCACGCCGCCTCTGGTGTCACTGACATCTTCGGTAGAAGATTTTTTGCGCAACCAAGGCGATGAAGTGGGCTATGCCGTGGGTGACTTGCAAGGCAAGGTGGTGGCGGGCGATGCCTGGATACGCTTTGATGTGCCAACCACCGGCACGGCGGAATTTCACAGCCAAGAACATGACGGTGTCACTTACCGCGTGGCTGTGCTCAAGGCTGAAACGTACGGCGCTGGTGAGATGGTTGTCATGCTGGCTGATAGCTCGGATGTGCGCCAGCAATGGGTGCGCCAGTTAATCATGCATGTATTGCTGCCCAACTTGCTGCTGATTGCCGGGGCTGCGGTGGCTATTTACTGGTCGGTGAGCCGTGCCTTTAAGCCGCTGCACAAGTTAACGCAGGCGGTTGAACGCCGCTCACCGCGAGATTTGAGTCCTATTGATGAGCAGACGTCGCCCGCTGAAGTGCGCCCACTGGTGCGATCACTGAACCGCTTGTTCTCTTTGGTGAATGCGCAAGCTGAAGGTCAGCGCCGCTTTGTGGCTGATGCAGCCCACCAGCTGCGCACGCCGTTGGCAGCTTTGCAAGCGCAAGTAGAGGCTTGGGCGCTTAGTGGGCAAGAGGCACAGCGCCTTGCCAAGCGCGATGGGCGGCAGGCTCAAATAGTGCTGAATGTGGAGCAGATTGAACAACTGCGCGATGCCACGCGTCGCACCTCTCAACTGGCCCGCCAGCTGCTGGCTTTGTCCCGAGCGGATGCTCGCAATGCTGAGGTGCAACCTTTGCAAAAGGTAGAACTCAAAGAGCTGTGCGAGAGTATGTTGGAAACCTTTATCGACCGAGCTTCAGCGAAGGGGTTGGATTTTGGTTTGGAGGTTAGCTCCGCAGCGGTCTGGGGCCATAGCTGGCTACTGCGTGAGCTGGTTTCTAATTTGGTGGAAAACGCTATTAAATACACGCCCCAAGGCGGCAGCGTTACGTTGTTATGTGGACTGCGTAGCACACCCATTGGCACGGATGATGTCAGTTTGCTCAATATGTCCGGCGTGACTCAATGGGCTTATGTAGAAGTCGATGACGATGGCCCTGGCGTGCCTGAAGAAGAACGCAGTCAGATTACCCAGCGCTTTTATCGCGCTCAGGGTGTTGTAGAAGAGGGAACAGGCTTGGGTTTAGCGATTGCGGATGAAATTACTCAACTCCATCAAGGAGTTTTGAGTTTTTCAGAGGGAAATTTTGGTAAAGGCTTATTAGTAAGGCTTGAAATTCCGGTTCAATCAGTTTTAGAAGGTAGTCATGATCTATCTGAAGGTTTGAGAAGATGA
- a CDS encoding response regulator transcription factor, with translation MRLLLVEDDVMVASGIKLGLSDAGYAVDWVGSAERALEVLTQEAFDVAVIDIGLPGINGLELTRRLRSSEVESKAMPVLILTARDALQDRVQGLDWGADDYMVKPFELPELLARLRALMRRSQAATSAVLNFGGIELDTAGRRAGARQAPLEGESEGKLLPIDLGPREWTVLEYLLLNAPKPASKEKLLQALTGWDREITPNAVEVYVSRLRSKLEPHGVALRSIRGFGYRLEMMPEAT, from the coding sequence ATGCGTTTGCTTCTGGTAGAAGATGATGTGATGGTGGCCAGCGGTATCAAGCTGGGTCTGTCCGATGCAGGTTATGCCGTGGACTGGGTGGGCAGTGCTGAGCGTGCACTAGAGGTGTTGACTCAGGAAGCCTTTGATGTGGCTGTGATCGATATCGGCCTGCCAGGTATCAACGGGCTGGAGCTGACCCGTCGATTGCGTAGCAGCGAGGTGGAAAGCAAGGCAATGCCGGTGCTAATCCTCACAGCGCGCGATGCGCTGCAGGATCGCGTTCAGGGCTTGGACTGGGGGGCTGACGACTATATGGTCAAGCCGTTTGAGTTGCCTGAATTACTGGCCCGGCTGCGAGCGCTGATGCGCCGCTCTCAGGCTGCTACGTCTGCGGTGCTGAATTTTGGCGGCATTGAGTTGGATACAGCAGGCCGCCGTGCAGGTGCACGTCAGGCCCCGCTTGAGGGCGAGAGCGAAGGCAAGCTGCTGCCAATCGATTTGGGCCCGCGTGAATGGACAGTGCTTGAATATCTGCTGCTCAACGCACCTAAGCCTGCGAGTAAAGAGAAACTTTTGCAGGCACTGACAGGCTGGGATAGGGAAATTACACCGAATGCGGTGGAGGTTTATGTCTCCCGCCTGCGCAGCAAATTGGAGCCGCATGGCGTGGCTTTGCGCTCTATTCGCGGCTTTGGTTATCGTTTAGAGATGATGCCAGAGGCGACTTGA
- a CDS encoding glycosyltransferase family 4 protein yields the protein MNIIDGLNGLTAGTALIILAAFGFVARHVGDIPLAFTCMIIAGAVAGFFLVNWPKGKIFLGDGGAYFLGFTLAWIAVLLPERNHSVSPWTSLLICSYPIIEVGFSVLRRSMREGYSPTEPDFFHLHSLANKRWARKLFSNFSKPMQNGLTSPFLWIYAAIPCSLGVLTYQSKLLTAISFILSFICYLMFYRKLVLFRWLPRK from the coding sequence ATCAATATTATTGATGGGCTGAATGGCCTTACGGCTGGCACAGCTTTAATTATTCTCGCTGCCTTCGGCTTCGTCGCCCGGCACGTTGGTGATATCCCCCTCGCTTTCACTTGCATGATCATTGCTGGTGCTGTAGCCGGATTTTTTCTCGTCAACTGGCCCAAAGGTAAAATATTTTTGGGTGACGGCGGCGCCTACTTCCTGGGATTTACGCTCGCCTGGATTGCCGTACTTTTACCTGAGCGCAATCATTCCGTATCACCCTGGACCAGTTTACTGATCTGCTCCTACCCCATTATTGAGGTCGGCTTCAGTGTTTTGCGAAGATCAATGCGCGAAGGTTACAGTCCAACAGAACCAGATTTTTTTCACCTGCATTCACTTGCAAACAAGCGCTGGGCAAGAAAACTATTTTCTAATTTTTCAAAACCTATGCAAAATGGACTTACCTCACCATTTCTTTGGATTTATGCAGCAATTCCTTGCTCTCTAGGTGTTTTGACATATCAAAGCAAGCTGTTAACTGCTATATCTTTTATATTAAGCTTCATCTGCTATTTGATGTTTTATCGGAAGCTTGTACTCTTTAGATGGTTACCTAGGAAGTGA
- a CDS encoding glycosyltransferase, translating into MFSTQFSLLELIRYDATVALLASFATCLFLVVTQKWHGSLSMDSNSGVQKVHTNPTPRIGGIGIAIGVFAGFAASSHGITAAEKRAILSTILLAGIPAFIFGLLEDLTKKVSVKVRLLATMASGVLGWGITGTSLTHVDVPGIDFLLSFTIISVIFTAIAVGGVAN; encoded by the coding sequence ATGTTTTCAACTCAATTTTCGCTTCTTGAATTAATACGGTATGACGCAACAGTCGCCCTACTGGCATCTTTTGCAACCTGCCTTTTCCTGGTTGTCACGCAAAAATGGCATGGCAGCTTATCTATGGATTCAAATAGCGGAGTCCAAAAAGTTCATACAAACCCAACACCGCGTATCGGCGGCATTGGCATTGCAATCGGCGTTTTTGCGGGTTTTGCGGCCTCGAGCCACGGCATTACTGCTGCAGAAAAAAGAGCCATTCTCAGCACAATTCTTCTGGCGGGTATACCCGCTTTCATTTTTGGACTACTTGAGGATTTGACCAAAAAAGTTTCCGTCAAGGTACGACTGCTGGCCACAATGGCTTCAGGCGTTCTAGGGTGGGGAATTACAGGTACATCACTCACCCATGTTGATGTGCCCGGCATTGATTTTTTACTGAGCTTCACCATCATCTCAGTCATCTTTACTGCTATTGCAGTAGGAGGAGTAGCTAACTGA
- a CDS encoding glycosyltransferase family 4 protein — protein sequence MKIALIADTFPPLRNSGAVQLRDLSREFVAQGHQLTVILPSWEIKEDFLLEEMEGFQVLRLKSPKTKDVNYARRTLSEFLMPFFMKRGYRKSTLRHEKWDGVAWYAPSIFHAPFVKYLKKASDCKGYLIIRDIFPEWAVDMGLMGRGIIYRFFSAVAHYQYSVADIIGVQTPGNLSYFEDWKKNKRKKLVVLQNWLADTKSGSCSISINETKLVGRKIFVYAGNMGVAQGMDILVDLAEKLKDRRDIGFLFVGRGSEAKRLAEEARKRSLDNIEFKDEIHPDEIPALYAQCSVGIVSLDQRHKSHNIPGKFLSYMQSGIPVLANINPGNDLAELIRSEGVGVVCEDADIQDMEHKANILINSVEMDADFQKRCRAVYWKMFSPSQAVNQIVLELKS from the coding sequence ATGAAAATAGCCTTGATCGCTGACACCTTTCCTCCCTTGCGGAACTCCGGGGCAGTGCAGCTAAGGGACTTATCGCGTGAATTTGTTGCTCAAGGTCATCAATTGACGGTAATTCTTCCATCATGGGAGATCAAGGAGGACTTTCTTCTTGAGGAGATGGAAGGTTTCCAGGTCTTGAGGCTGAAGTCCCCAAAAACCAAGGACGTCAATTACGCGAGAAGAACCTTGTCAGAATTCTTGATGCCATTTTTTATGAAAAGGGGCTATAGAAAGTCCACTTTGCGTCACGAAAAATGGGATGGCGTCGCTTGGTATGCCCCTTCCATATTTCATGCCCCTTTTGTCAAATATTTGAAGAAAGCCAGTGATTGTAAAGGTTATCTGATAATAAGAGATATTTTCCCTGAGTGGGCTGTTGATATGGGTTTGATGGGAAGAGGAATTATTTATCGTTTCTTCAGTGCAGTGGCCCACTATCAATATTCTGTGGCTGATATCATCGGTGTTCAAACTCCTGGGAATCTCTCATATTTTGAGGATTGGAAGAAGAACAAGAGAAAAAAATTGGTGGTGCTTCAGAACTGGCTTGCGGATACGAAGTCAGGTAGTTGCTCTATATCGATTAATGAAACGAAACTGGTCGGGCGAAAGATATTTGTGTATGCGGGAAATATGGGCGTTGCTCAGGGCATGGACATCCTGGTAGATCTGGCAGAAAAACTTAAAGATAGACGAGATATTGGATTTTTATTTGTTGGTCGCGGTAGCGAGGCCAAAAGACTCGCTGAGGAGGCGCGTAAAAGGTCCTTGGATAACATAGAGTTCAAGGATGAAATTCATCCTGATGAGATACCTGCACTTTATGCTCAATGCTCTGTAGGTATTGTTTCTTTGGATCAGAGACACAAATCCCACAACATTCCGGGAAAGTTCCTTTCCTATATGCAAAGCGGTATTCCCGTTCTGGCAAACATCAATCCTGGAAATGATCTTGCGGAGCTCATCAGGAGCGAAGGTGTTGGCGTGGTTTGCGAAGATGCTGACATCCAGGATATGGAGCACAAAGCAAATATCTTGATCAATTCTGTTGAGATGGATGCCGATTTCCAAAAAAGGTGCAGGGCAGTATATTGGAAAATGTTCTCGCCTTCTCAGGCGGTCAATCAAATCGTTCTGGAACTGAAGAGCTAA
- the slmA gene encoding nucleoid occlusion factor SlmA, protein MSESEVLSPVSNNENLIEETSVTPAMAPARKRPKPGERREQILQALASMLEKPGADRITTAALAAHLSVSEAALYRHFASKAQMFEGLIEFIEQSVFTMVQQIVGRDAQDAFHDPIEGARNANRVIALLLQFGEKNPGMVRVMVGDAIVFEHERLQTRINQFFDRIESTLRQCLRPAAGAMGSAAPTVEASVAASVLTAFALGRLQRYARSGFRRLPTEHLDASLAMMIVV, encoded by the coding sequence ATGTCTGAGTCTGAAGTCCTATCGCCTGTTTCCAATAACGAAAATCTAATTGAGGAGACATCCGTCACCCCTGCGATGGCTCCCGCGCGCAAGCGCCCCAAGCCGGGTGAGCGCCGTGAGCAAATTCTGCAGGCCTTGGCCTCTATGCTGGAAAAGCCCGGTGCTGATCGTATTACGACAGCGGCCCTGGCTGCCCACCTGAGCGTGAGTGAGGCGGCGCTGTATCGCCATTTTGCGAGCAAGGCCCAGATGTTTGAAGGCCTGATCGAGTTCATCGAGCAGTCCGTGTTCACCATGGTTCAGCAAATCGTAGGCCGCGATGCGCAAGATGCATTTCATGACCCTATCGAAGGTGCACGCAACGCCAATCGTGTGATTGCACTGTTGCTGCAATTTGGCGAGAAGAACCCCGGCATGGTGCGTGTGATGGTGGGTGATGCCATCGTGTTTGAACACGAGCGTCTGCAAACCCGTATCAACCAATTCTTTGATCGCATTGAATCGACTCTGCGCCAATGCCTGCGCCCTGCAGCGGGCGCGATGGGCTCAGCAGCCCCAACGGTTGAAGCGTCGGTGGCAGCCAGCGTGCTAACCGCTTTTGCACTGGGCCGCTTGCAGCGCTATGCCCGCTCGGGCTTCCGTCGCTTGCCTACTGAGCACTTGGACGCTAGCCTTGCCATGATGATTGTTGTGTAA
- a CDS encoding polysaccharide biosynthesis protein, translating to MFKDKTLLITGGTGSFGNAVLRRFLSSDIKEIRVFSRDEKKQDDMRKRYSNPKLKFYIGDVRDARSVGQAMRNVDYVFHAAALKQVPSCEFYPMQAVRTNVLGTENVLEAAIQAGVKRVVCLSTDKAVYPINAMGISKAMMEKVMVATSRNLEGSGTVICGTRYGNVMASRGSVIPLFVGQVLAGKEITVTDPSMTRFMMTLEDAVDLVLYAFENGNNGDIFVQKAPAATVEVLTQAILQLMSRSNHPVNVIGTRHGEKLYEALLSREEMLCAEDMGDYFRVSPDGRDLNYGKYFDEGEPKLTQSTLDEDYNSHNTTRLDVDGMKALLLKLEFMQRIARGESAVAED from the coding sequence ATTTTTAAAGATAAAACTTTGCTGATTACTGGTGGAACGGGATCGTTTGGTAATGCTGTATTGCGCCGTTTCTTGAGCTCGGATATTAAGGAAATTCGCGTATTTAGCCGTGATGAAAAGAAGCAAGATGATATGCGTAAGCGGTATAGTAATCCTAAATTAAAGTTCTATATTGGTGATGTCCGCGATGCTCGTAGTGTGGGTCAAGCCATGCGCAATGTGGATTACGTATTTCATGCTGCGGCACTTAAACAAGTGCCTTCGTGTGAGTTTTATCCAATGCAGGCAGTACGGACTAATGTGCTAGGAACAGAGAATGTTTTAGAAGCAGCCATTCAAGCGGGCGTTAAACGCGTAGTTTGCCTGAGCACTGACAAGGCGGTGTATCCCATTAATGCAATGGGGATTAGTAAGGCTATGATGGAAAAGGTGATGGTAGCAACCAGTCGTAACCTTGAAGGCTCTGGAACAGTTATTTGTGGTACTCGCTATGGGAATGTTATGGCATCTCGCGGCTCAGTTATTCCTCTATTTGTAGGACAGGTGCTGGCTGGTAAAGAGATTACAGTGACCGACCCATCAATGACACGCTTCATGATGACTCTTGAAGATGCTGTGGACCTAGTATTATATGCCTTTGAAAATGGCAATAATGGGGATATTTTTGTGCAGAAGGCTCCTGCTGCAACAGTAGAAGTTTTGACGCAAGCAATTTTGCAATTGATGAGTCGGTCAAACCATCCTGTGAATGTAATTGGAACTCGACATGGTGAAAAATTGTATGAGGCGTTGCTCAGTCGAGAGGAAATGCTTTGTGCTGAGGATATGGGAGACTATTTTAGGGTGTCACCAGATGGCCGTGACTTGAACTATGGAAAGTATTTTGATGAGGGCGAGCCAAAGTTAACTCAGAGTACTCTGGATGAAGATTACAACTCGCACAATACAACACGGCTGGATGTGGATGGTATGAAGGCATTGTTGTTGAAACTTGAATTTATGCAGCGTATTGCTCGAGGTGAGAGCGCAGTTGCGGAGGATTGA
- the wecB gene encoding non-hydrolyzing UDP-N-acetylglucosamine 2-epimerase, with translation MNKLKVMTVVGTRPEIIRLSRVMARLDEYCDHVVVHTGQNYDYELNQIFFEDLGIRKPDHFLNAAGGGAAETIGKVIIAVDHVLATEKPDALLVLGDTNSSMSVLPAKRRKIPVFHMEAGNRCFDQRVPEEINRRIVDHTADVNLTYSDIARECLLKEGLPPDLVIKTGSPMTEVLAHYKTHIDSSNVLDRLDLTADQFFVVSTHREENIDSDINFRKLVSLLNLIAEQYGLPVIVSTHPRTQKRVDSIGAVFHSKVQLLKPLGFSDYIKLQQSAKAVLSDSGTITEESSILNFPALNLREAQERHEGMEEAAVMLVGLGEQRVLQGLAILQNQPRGHERLLRQVSDYSMPNVSDKVVRIIHSYTDYVNRVVWKKY, from the coding sequence ATGAATAAACTCAAAGTTATGACTGTAGTTGGAACGCGCCCAGAGATTATTCGTCTCTCGCGTGTGATGGCTCGACTCGATGAATATTGCGATCATGTTGTTGTGCATACTGGCCAGAACTATGACTATGAGCTTAATCAAATTTTCTTCGAGGACCTAGGTATTCGTAAGCCCGATCATTTCTTAAATGCTGCTGGTGGAGGTGCTGCCGAGACTATTGGTAAGGTAATCATTGCAGTTGATCATGTGTTGGCAACAGAGAAGCCTGATGCATTGCTTGTACTAGGAGATACCAATAGCAGCATGTCTGTATTGCCTGCTAAGCGCCGTAAGATTCCTGTATTTCATATGGAAGCCGGTAACCGGTGTTTTGATCAGCGTGTACCGGAAGAGATCAACCGACGTATAGTCGACCACACCGCAGATGTAAACCTTACCTATAGTGATATTGCGAGAGAGTGCCTTTTGAAAGAGGGTTTGCCGCCAGATCTAGTGATTAAGACAGGGAGTCCAATGACAGAGGTCCTTGCTCACTATAAGACGCATATTGATTCATCTAATGTTCTAGATCGGTTGGATTTAACAGCTGACCAGTTCTTTGTAGTTAGTACTCACCGTGAAGAAAATATCGACTCTGACATTAATTTCCGAAAATTGGTGAGCTTGTTGAATTTGATCGCGGAGCAGTATGGGTTGCCAGTGATTGTCTCGACACATCCACGGACACAGAAGCGAGTGGATTCGATTGGTGCAGTGTTTCATTCCAAGGTGCAATTGCTAAAACCACTTGGATTTAGTGACTATATCAAGCTCCAGCAATCAGCGAAAGCAGTACTTTCAGATAGTGGTACGATCACAGAAGAGTCCTCAATTCTGAATTTTCCAGCATTGAATCTGCGTGAAGCCCAGGAGCGTCACGAAGGTATGGAAGAGGCTGCGGTGATGCTGGTTGGTTTAGGTGAACAACGTGTGCTTCAGGGTCTGGCGATTCTTCAAAACCAACCTCGCGGTCATGAGCGACTTTTGCGTCAAGTGTCTGACTACAGCATGCCGAACGTGAGTGACAAGGTAGTCCGTATCATTCACAGCTACACGGATTATGTGAATCGGGTTGTGTGGAAGAAATACTGA
- a CDS encoding WbuC family cupin fold metalloprotein, translated as MSARVFSRDLMDSLVEEAQSNPRRRQHMNLHADYQEACQRFFNAIEPSSYLRPHCHGPWQGAETLIAIKGLLAFIVFGGEGEVQAVNLFGAGKHLNEPGVAVGVEIQPGQWHTVVSLESGSILLEMKGGPFDPVAPKYFAPWAPEEMTQEGEIYLQALKMHFSLPR; from the coding sequence ATGTCAGCACGAGTTTTTTCAAGGGACTTGATGGACTCATTGGTAGAAGAGGCCCAATCTAATCCTCGAAGACGACAACACATGAACCTGCATGCTGACTACCAGGAGGCATGCCAGCGGTTCTTTAATGCGATTGAACCCAGTAGCTATCTAAGGCCTCACTGTCATGGACCCTGGCAAGGAGCAGAAACCTTGATTGCCATCAAGGGGCTGCTAGCTTTCATTGTCTTTGGTGGCGAAGGTGAGGTGCAAGCTGTTAACTTGTTCGGCGCGGGCAAGCATTTAAATGAGCCGGGAGTGGCTGTTGGGGTTGAGATTCAGCCGGGGCAATGGCACACCGTCGTTTCATTGGAAAGTGGCTCTATATTGCTCGAGATGAAGGGAGGGCCGTTTGACCCAGTGGCTCCAAAATATTTTGCACCCTGGGCCCCGGAGGAAATGACACAAGAAGGTGAAATTTACCTTCAAGCTTTAAAGATGCATTTTTCACTTCCTAGGTAA
- the argB gene encoding acetylglutamate kinase, which yields MTTVDPITHIAPRDKAEILAQALPYIRKFHGKTMVIKYGGNAMTDPALQADFAEDVVLLKLVGINPVVVHGGGPQIEAALGRLGKKGEFIQGMRVTDEETMEVVEWVLAGEVQQDIVGLIHQAGGKAVGLTGRDGGLIRAKKLKMVDNKDSSIEYDVGHVGDIVAIDPSVVKALQDDAFIPVISPIGFGEDNESYNINADVVASKLATVLQAEKLVLLTNTPGVLDKAGKLLTDLTAREIDGLFADGTISGGMLPKIAGALDAAKAGVNAVHIIDGRVPHAMLLEILTDQAYGTMIRSH from the coding sequence ATGACCACCGTTGATCCCATCACCCACATTGCCCCTCGCGACAAGGCAGAAATTCTGGCTCAGGCGCTGCCCTACATTCGTAAGTTTCATGGCAAGACCATGGTAATCAAGTATGGTGGTAACGCCATGACCGACCCTGCGCTGCAGGCAGATTTTGCGGAAGATGTGGTGCTTCTAAAGCTGGTGGGTATCAATCCGGTGGTGGTTCATGGTGGTGGACCCCAGATTGAGGCAGCTTTGGGGCGTCTGGGCAAAAAGGGCGAATTCATCCAGGGCATGCGCGTGACGGATGAAGAGACCATGGAAGTGGTGGAGTGGGTACTAGCTGGCGAGGTGCAGCAAGACATCGTGGGCCTGATCCATCAGGCGGGTGGCAAGGCTGTGGGTTTGACGGGGCGCGATGGAGGCCTGATTCGCGCCAAGAAGCTCAAGATGGTGGACAACAAGGATTCAAGCATTGAATACGATGTGGGTCATGTGGGTGACATTGTTGCGATCGACCCGAGTGTGGTGAAGGCTCTGCAAGATGATGCGTTTATTCCTGTGATCAGCCCCATTGGTTTTGGCGAGGACAATGAGAGCTACAACATCAACGCCGACGTTGTAGCTAGCAAGCTGGCGACTGTGTTGCAAGCTGAAAAACTGGTGCTTTTAACCAACACTCCGGGCGTTCTGGATAAGGCAGGCAAGCTTCTGACTGATCTGACAGCGCGCGAGATTGATGGTTTGTTTGCGGATGGCACGATTTCTGGAGGCATGTTGCCCAAAATTGCGGGTGCGCTGGATGCCGCCAAAGCAGGTGTGAACGCCGTGCACATCATCGATGGTCGCGTGCCCCATGCCATGCTGCTGGAAATTTTGACGGATCAGGCTTATGGCACGATGATTCGTAGCCATTGA
- a CDS encoding SDR family oxidoreductase — protein sequence MKILVLGASGMLGNAVFRFFNEDENYEAFGTLRSEYSKKNFPISMHSKLMSGIDVENIESLMRAFSEIKPELVINCIGLVKQLTAAEDPLIAIPINSLLPHRLAMLCAVAGSRFVHMSTDCVFSGSKGMYLESDIPDARDLYGQSKFLGEVDYPHAITLRTSIIGHELEGGRSLVGWFLAQEQAVKGYKNAIFSGLPTVEIARLIRDYVIPNPHLHGLYHVSANPISKFDLLKMISKEYGRKIEINPDFDFVIDRSLDSGIFRSMTGFLPKTWPELIHAMRIFH from the coding sequence ATGAAAATATTGGTATTGGGCGCGTCCGGAATGTTGGGTAATGCTGTTTTTCGCTTCTTTAATGAAGATGAGAATTACGAAGCTTTTGGAACATTAAGAAGTGAGTATTCAAAGAAAAATTTTCCAATCTCTATGCATTCAAAATTAATGAGTGGTATTGATGTTGAGAATATAGAAAGCTTAATGCGTGCTTTTTCTGAGATAAAACCTGAATTGGTAATTAATTGTATTGGTCTTGTAAAGCAGTTGACTGCTGCAGAAGATCCTTTGATAGCAATCCCAATAAACTCGCTATTACCACATCGTCTCGCTATGTTGTGTGCGGTAGCAGGCTCTCGATTCGTGCACATGAGTACAGACTGTGTATTTTCGGGTTCTAAGGGAATGTACTTGGAGTCTGATATTCCTGATGCTAGAGATTTATATGGGCAAAGTAAGTTTTTAGGTGAGGTAGACTACCCTCATGCAATTACATTGCGGACTTCTATTATTGGTCACGAGCTAGAAGGTGGGCGAAGTCTTGTTGGTTGGTTCTTGGCCCAAGAGCAAGCAGTCAAAGGATACAAAAATGCAATATTCTCAGGGCTACCTACTGTGGAAATTGCACGTTTGATTCGTGATTACGTGATCCCTAATCCTCATCTTCATGGTCTTTATCATGTCTCTGCAAATCCAATTAGTAAATTTGATCTATTAAAAATGATATCAAAAGAATATGGGAGAAAAATTGAAATTAATCCTGATTTTGATTTTGTGATAGATAGATCGTTGGATTCTGGCATTTTTAGAAGTATGACAGGCTTCCTGCCAAAAACTTGGCCTGAATTAATACATGCTATGCGTATTTTTCATTAA